From Brassica oleracea var. oleracea cultivar TO1000 chromosome C3, BOL, whole genome shotgun sequence, a single genomic window includes:
- the LOC106331522 gene encoding glutathione S-transferase T2-like yields MVKRIIEGFSTQSKGSRRNRRVLVLIYGFTLVCKFVGSFEAALREQRSGQNDDDVMKAALDIFYNDYSIKFTLEHAWRELRHDKKWCSTFLAKDNVKDKRKQALEVDGEEAVGAGEARPIGVKAAKASIKRKKSGREEELEKIHGIMEMKDKISKRKVLERLLAKTDPLSEMETSLKLKLMSEML; encoded by the exons ATGGTAAAGAGGATAATCGAAGGGTTCTCGACGCAATCGAAGGGTTCTCGACGCAATCGAAGGGTCCTCGTGTTGATTTATGGATTTACGCTAG TCTGCAAGTTTGTTGGGAGCTTTGAAGCGGCCCTGAGGGAGCAGAGAAGTGGGCAAAATGATGATGATGTGATGAAAGCTGCCCTCGATATCTTCTACAATGACTACTCCATCAAGTTCACCCTTGAACATGCGTGGAGGGAGCTGAGGCATGACAAGAAATGGTGCTCCACCTTTCTCGCTAAGGACAATGTGAAGGACAAGCGCAAACAAGCGTTGGAGGTTGATGGAGAAGAGGCAGTGGGAGCTGGAGAGGCTAGACCTATTGGTGTCAAGGCTGCTAAAGCTTCTATTAAGAGGAAGAAAAGTGGTAGAGAAGAGGAGTTGGAGAAGATTCACGGCATTATGGAAATGAAAGACAAGATATCTAAACGCAAAGTGCTTGAGCGTTTACTTGCCAAAACTGATCCACTATCTGAGATGGAAACATCTTTAAAACTGAAACTTATGTCTGAGATGTTATGA